A stretch of the Oscillospiraceae bacterium genome encodes the following:
- a CDS encoding orotate phosphoribosyltransferase yields the protein MEREKVLEILKEAGVLLEGHFLLTSGKHSNRYLQCAKIFKDTKYSETLCKDLAEQFKDKNIDVVVGPAMGAVIMAYEVSRHLGVPNFFTERENGEMALRRGFEIKEGQRILVVEDVITTGGSVKEVIKLLTDMGGVVVGVGSIVDRSNGTADFGVPFSSVIKIDVEAYEPDNCPLCKEGKIPAYKPGSRSLK from the coding sequence ATGGAAAGAGAAAAAGTACTTGAAATTTTAAAAGAAGCAGGTGTTTTACTGGAAGGTCATTTCCTTTTAACAAGCGGAAAACATTCAAACAGATACTTGCAGTGCGCAAAAATATTTAAAGATACCAAATACTCAGAAACTTTATGCAAAGACCTTGCAGAACAGTTTAAAGATAAAAATATTGATGTTGTAGTAGGTCCTGCAATGGGGGCCGTTATAATGGCTTATGAAGTTTCAAGACATTTAGGTGTGCCTAATTTCTTTACCGAAAGAGAAAACGGAGAAATGGCATTAAGAAGAGGCTTTGAAATTAAAGAAGGTCAGAGAATTTTAGTTGTTGAAGATGTTATCACAACAGGCGGTTCTGTTAAAGAGGTAATTAAACTTCTTACCGATATGGGCGGAGTTGTTGTTGGTGTCGGCTCAATTGTTGACCGTTCAAACGGCACTGCAGATTTCGGCGTTCCTTTCTCATCGGTTATAAAAATTGATGTTGAAGCGTATGAACCTGATAACTGCCCTCTTTGTAAAGAAGGGAAAATTCCTGCATATAAACCGGGAAGCCGTAGTTTAAAATAG